The following nucleotide sequence is from Marinitoga hydrogenitolerans DSM 16785.
ATCTTCTGTTTTTATCCTTGGTACTCTCGCATGTATATATGTTTCATATTGAAATAAATTTAAATGTCTCCATGTCTTTTTGACTGTATCGTAGGCTCCATATCTCTTCCCGTTTATTTCAAATTTCGCTCCTCTTTTGAAATTTACATATATGTTTACTTTATTCCCATCTTGTTCTATTTTTTCTATTCTCCATGGTTCATTTATATTTAGTATTTTTTCAAAAAATCTTGGCAATTCATTTATCATTTTGGTCCTCCTCCTTTTTTCTTTCATTCCTATAATATCATATTTTTTCTTTTTTTACCCACTGTTTTTAGAAGAGAACCTTAAATTTAGAAAAATTAAGAAAATTAAATGATTTATCCGAAGATATCGTTTTTTTTGCAGATAAAAATAATGTTTCGTATTATGCCGCTAGAAGTGGGAAAATTTATATTCGAATAGAGAATGTTTACTATATGATAGAAGACTTTGAAAACGAGTAAATCTGGTCTTAAAAGACCAGATTTATTTTAGTTTCCAGAAAATTGAATTATTTTTTATTATAGGCTCAATCTTTTTTTCATCACGCAAATAACTTAAGAATCCCATTATTGTTGTATTATATAAATAATATAAAGTTGCATTAGTTATATTTAATCCGTAAGAATAAAGTAAATAAGAAACTATTTTTTCAGTTGTTTTTTCCGAATCTAAAAAACCTAATATTTTTTCTTCAATTTCTACTATTCTTTTATAATTTAATTTGGCCAAGTATTTTATATTATTTAATAAAGATCCATGAGATGGAAGATAAAAATTAAAATTCGTTTCTTCTAAATTTAAAAGCGTTTCTTTAGCATTTTTTATATTTACGTTTACAGGAATTTTATGTTTTTCTAATAATTCTTCCGAAATTAAAGCATCTCCACAAAAAAGAATATTTTCATACAAAATTCCTTTTTGGAATTCTGTATGCCCATCTAATGAAATTAAATCTATTCTGTTTTCTTCAATAAATATAGATGTATCTTCTTTTTCTATAATATTTGTAACTTTAGATGGTTTAGCAAGTAGGAATTTATTCCTTAAATCTTTAAGAGGATACGCACCGGAATAAATAAAATATGGTAAATACAATGGTGCTTCCAACATACTTAATTCTTCTCTTAAAGCAAAAATTCTAACCTCTGGTATATGTTTTTGAATAAAATGATTACCTCCAATATGGTCAGCATGCATATGTGTATTTATTATATATTTTATTTTATAACCATTATCTTTTAATATTTTTATTATTCTTCTTCCTTTTGAATTATCACTTCCACTATCTACAATTAATACGTCATTAGATTCATTGATTTTTATAATTCCAATATTGGTAGTATCTTCAATATATAACACATTCTCAGTAATTTTATGTAATTTCATAATATACCCCTTTCATAAAAAATAAATATTTAATACTATCATATATGTAAAAATATTAGATTCAAATTATTCAAAACTTCTTTTTAATATTAATATTGTAAAATTGGCTAAATGATTGATTATATACTAATTGTACCATATTATCATTTGTATGAGATTAAGTTTTCATATATCATTTATTATGTTATAATAAATGATATATGAAAGAATAAAGATAACAAACTTTAAATAACTGAAAATATTTAAAGATGATATTATTAAAATTAATATATATGAACCTATAGAAGAAGTGTATGCTCAAATGCTTGAACTTCTGTATATATGGTTTTAGAAGGTTTAAAAATGAAATTATTTGATTAGGTATAAAAAACGAAGTGTAATAAGCATAAAAATTTTATATAAATTATTTTAATAAAGCAAATTGGGTGATATGATGGGAAGAAGAATTATATATGGTAAAACATGGTGGGGTAAAAAGTGGATAGAGGCTATGGAAAAAATAGATTTTAATACAAACAGATTGCCTAGGGGAAAACGGTATGCAAATAAAGGAGCTGTTCTTGAAATTAAAATAAATAGAAAATTTGATATTGTTGCTAAGGTTCAAGGAACAAGATCTGTACCATATAAAGAAAAAATCTCATTGTATAAATTTACAGATGAAGAAATAAATATAATAGCTAATATTTTACTAGAAACTCCATATGTTTCTGGTCAATTAATGTCTGGAAAATTACCCGAAGAACTTTATGATGTATTGAAAAATGAAGGAATAAATTTATTTCCGTCTTCATGGGAAGAAATAAATGCTTATTGTTCCTGTCCAGACTGGGCAAATCCCTGTAAACATCTTGCAGCTGTTTATTATATTATAGCTGATGAATTAGATAAAGATCCATTTTTGATATTTGAAATGCATGGATTAAAAAAAGAAAAATTATTAAAATTAGCTAAAATCCAATCAAAAAAAACAAAAGAAAAAAATATTTTCGAACCCATCCAAAAAGATAATATTGATATATCAAAAGTAATAGAACCATCTGTTTTTTTTAATCAAAAAGTTAATATAATTGATTATTTACCAGAAAGTAATTTATCCATTGGAAAAAACGTAAAATCATTATTAAATAAAATTTATTTGAAGAATTCTATTTATATTGAAAATATTAAATTATCTGAAGAAATTAATCCATACTTCAAGGAAAGTAAATTCGAGTTTTTTTATGACGTTATAAATCCCAAAATAAAGATAACAGGCTTTAATCCAATATCAAAAAAAGAAAATATTACATTTGAAGATTTTTTTTCATATTTTGAAAAAATTCCGTTATTAATAAAAAATACTGATAATGAATATTCTGTTTTTTTTAAAAAAACGTTAAGCTTTGTATATAACTTAGTTTTATATAACAGTTATGCTCCTTTTCCTGAACAAGTAGATAAAGAAAAATTTTATATAAAGTATTTACCTTTGTTATCAAACGAATCAGTTAAAAATTACATTGAATTTCTGGAATTAATTATTCCAAATAATCTAATTCTTCATAAAAATAAAAATTTTGTAGTAAAAAAGAAAGAGGCTGTAATATATATAATTTCACTCTTTATTAAAGAGATAACAAAAAGAGCTTTTTTTAGTAATAATGATTATTTAAAAAATAAAATTCTAACATTATTCATTTCAGATAACATATATACCTCTACAAACTTTAAAGAAAAACAAATATACACATATTTAAAAAATTATTTCAGTCCTTTCTTTTTTAAAAACATAAATTATTCGCTAGTTATAAAAATTTCACCGTTTATTGAAAATAGATATTCATTATCCCTTCTAATAAAAAATAATAAAGATTTATTAGAAGAACCTATAAAATTATCAACATTTTTAAATAAAATAGATGATAGTATAGAAAAAGAAGAGATTTTTAAACAACTTGGGTTTATTTCTAATTTGTCCGAAACTACAAAATTATTGGTAAAAAATAACGATATTATTATCACATCTGAAGAATTAAGTCAACTTCTTTTTGAAACAAAATCTATTTTAAAAACATTTGGTATTGAGCTTTTACTACCCAAAGAAATGAAAAAAATTATTGATGTTAAACCAGCAATTGTTGTAAAAAGTAAAAAAAATATTATAAGTTTTTTAAGTTTGAAAGATCTTTTAAAATTTGATTGGAAAATAGCCATAGGAGATGATTTTTTAACACTAGAAGAATTCAAAAAATTATCTGGAAAAGCCAACGGGATCATAAAATTTAAAGACAAATATATAAATTTAAATCCTGAAAAAGTGCTTAATATATTAAAAAAAATTGAAGAAACTCCTAAAATCAAATCCAATTTTGAAGGTTTAAAAATATTACTTTCTGGTGAAATTAATAATGTACAGGTTTTTTTAGATGAAAAAGTTAAAAATATAATATCAGAAATAAAAAATATAAAAAATATAAAAACCCCAAAAACGCTAAAGGCTACTTTGAGAAATTATCAAAAAAAGGGATATAGATGGTTAAAAGCGCATACAGAAAAAGGGTTTGGAGTTTGTTTAGCTGATGATATGGGACTTGGAAAAACTATACAGGTTATTTCTGTATTATTAAAAGATAAAGAAAATAAAGAGTTAACTAAACCAGCTCTTGTAATATGTCCAACAACATTAATAGGCAATTGGGCTAATGAAATAGAAAAATTCTCACCATCATTAAAATACAACATTTATCATGGTAGCGATAGAGAATTAGATGAAAAATCTGATGTATTAATAACTTCTTATGGAGTAATTAGACGCGATTTGGAAAAAATAAAAAATAAAGAATGGTCCTATATTATTTTAGATGAAGCACAAAATATTAAAAATTATTTATCAAAACAATCTAAAGCTGTTAAATTATTAAGAGCAGAAAGAAGAATAGCTTTAACGGGTACCCCTATAGAAAATAAACTAATTGATTTGTGGAGTATCTTTGATTTTTTAATGCCAGGATATTTAGGAAATATTTCCAAATTTGTTGATGAATATGCTATTCCTATAGAAAAGTATAATAACGAATATAAGATGGAATCTCTCAAGTCTATTATTAATCCATTTTTATTAAGACGACTTAAAACGGATAAAAATATTATTAAAGATTTGCCAGAAAAAATAATTTTTGATCAGTATGTTTATCTTACAAAATATCAAACAACATTATATAATGAAGCTGTAAAAATAATTGATAGTATAAATGAAACTGATGGAATTAAACGTGAAGGAATAATATTTAAATTAATAACTTCATTAAAACAGATATGTAATCATCCTTCAAATTATTTAAAAGATAATAATTTTGATTATGAGCTATCTGGAAAATCAAAGAAATTAATAGATTTATTGAATGAAATTCTCGAAAATAATGAAAAGGCTATAATATTTACGCAATATAAAGAAATGGGTAAGATCTTGGAAAAAATTATAAAAAATAATCTAAAAATATCTCCTTTATTTTTCCATGGAGGATTAAACAGAAAAATGAGGGAAGATAATATTTTAAAATTTCAAAATTCACATGAATTTCCTGTAATGATAATATCTCTAAAAGCTGGAGGGACTGGGTTAAATCTTACATCAGCATCACATGTAATACACTATGACTTATGGTGGAATCCAGCTGTGGAAAATCAAGCAACTGATAGAGCATATAGAATAGGTCAAAAGAAAAATGTAATCGTTCATAGATTTATTACAAAAAATACTTTTGAAGAAAAAATAAATGAATTACTTAAAGCAAAAGAAAAGTTAAGTGGGAATATTTTAAAAATGGGTGAAAAGTGGATTTCAGAACTTTCTGATGAAGAATTAAAAAAATTATTTAAATTTAATAAGCAAAGATAATTTTTTTATATATGAAACCACCGTATATCTAATTTGGATATACGGCTTTTTTATTATCCTAAAAAAGTCATAAAATCAATATTTCAATTTAGAAAATATAAAAAAAGAAAATTTTTGGTAGATAGTATAATGAAATTATTTTTTTGTGATATAATTACATTGAAATTATACTAATTTAAATTATACTAATTTAGTTTAGTATAATTTAAATTGGGGGTGAAATTATTTTTATAAATAGATTTGAGGAAAGAGATTTTTTTGAAAAGATTTTGAATTCCAATAAAAAAGAAGTTTTTATATTATATGGCCGAAGAAGAATTGGGAAGAGTTTTTTATTAAAAGAAGTATCAAAAAACAAAAATGCATTATATTATACTGCAAGAAAAATTTCTCCAAAAGAACAGTTAAAAATTTTTTCAATGAAAGTAGGAGAATTTTTGAATTTTGGCAAAATTAATTTTGAAAACTGGGAAGATGCATTTAGAATTCTGTTTGAATTTTCAAAAAAAGAAAATTTAATTTTAATTTTAGATGAATTTCAGTATATGGTCGAAAAGAATCAGGAAATGCTTTCAATACTTCAATTATTGATTGATGAATTTGAAACTTCCAAAATCAAACTGATTTTATGCGGATCAAGCATAAGTTTTATGGAAGGTATTTTGAGTTATAATAACCCATTATATGGACGTAAAACAGGAAATTTAATGTTGAATCCTATTGCTTTTAAAGATATTAGTTTATTTATTCCAAATTATGATTATCATTTTTTAATGATTGTTTATTCAATAGGATCTTCAAAAATAG
It contains:
- a CDS encoding MBL fold metallo-hydrolase is translated as MKLHKITENVLYIEDTTNIGIIKINESNDVLIVDSGSDNSKGRRIIKILKDNGYKIKYIINTHMHADHIGGNHFIQKHIPEVRIFALREELSMLEAPLYLPYFIYSGAYPLKDLRNKFLLAKPSKVTNIIEKEDTSIFIEENRIDLISLDGHTEFQKGILYENILFCGDALISEELLEKHKIPVNVNIKNAKETLLNLEETNFNFYLPSHGSLLNNIKYLAKLNYKRIVEIEEKILGFLDSEKTTEKIVSYLLYSYGLNITNATLYYLYNTTIMGFLSYLRDEKKIEPIIKNNSIFWKLK
- a CDS encoding DEAD/DEAH box helicase gives rise to the protein MGRRIIYGKTWWGKKWIEAMEKIDFNTNRLPRGKRYANKGAVLEIKINRKFDIVAKVQGTRSVPYKEKISLYKFTDEEINIIANILLETPYVSGQLMSGKLPEELYDVLKNEGINLFPSSWEEINAYCSCPDWANPCKHLAAVYYIIADELDKDPFLIFEMHGLKKEKLLKLAKIQSKKTKEKNIFEPIQKDNIDISKVIEPSVFFNQKVNIIDYLPESNLSIGKNVKSLLNKIYLKNSIYIENIKLSEEINPYFKESKFEFFYDVINPKIKITGFNPISKKENITFEDFFSYFEKIPLLIKNTDNEYSVFFKKTLSFVYNLVLYNSYAPFPEQVDKEKFYIKYLPLLSNESVKNYIEFLELIIPNNLILHKNKNFVVKKKEAVIYIISLFIKEITKRAFFSNNDYLKNKILTLFISDNIYTSTNFKEKQIYTYLKNYFSPFFFKNINYSLVIKISPFIENRYSLSLLIKNNKDLLEEPIKLSTFLNKIDDSIEKEEIFKQLGFISNLSETTKLLVKNNDIIITSEELSQLLFETKSILKTFGIELLLPKEMKKIIDVKPAIVVKSKKNIISFLSLKDLLKFDWKIAIGDDFLTLEEFKKLSGKANGIIKFKDKYINLNPEKVLNILKKIEETPKIKSNFEGLKILLSGEINNVQVFLDEKVKNIISEIKNIKNIKTPKTLKATLRNYQKKGYRWLKAHTEKGFGVCLADDMGLGKTIQVISVLLKDKENKELTKPALVICPTTLIGNWANEIEKFSPSLKYNIYHGSDRELDEKSDVLITSYGVIRRDLEKIKNKEWSYIILDEAQNIKNYLSKQSKAVKLLRAERRIALTGTPIENKLIDLWSIFDFLMPGYLGNISKFVDEYAIPIEKYNNEYKMESLKSIINPFLLRRLKTDKNIIKDLPEKIIFDQYVYLTKYQTTLYNEAVKIIDSINETDGIKREGIIFKLITSLKQICNHPSNYLKDNNFDYELSGKSKKLIDLLNEILENNEKAIIFTQYKEMGKILEKIIKNNLKISPLFFHGGLNRKMREDNILKFQNSHEFPVMIISLKAGGTGLNLTSASHVIHYDLWWNPAVENQATDRAYRIGQKKNVIVHRFITKNTFEEKINELLKAKEKLSGNILKMGEKWISELSDEELKKLFKFNKQR
- a CDS encoding AAA family ATPase codes for the protein MNRFEERDFFEKILNSNKKEVFILYGRRRIGKSFLLKEVSKNKNALYYTARKISPKEQLKIFSMKVGEFLNFGKINFENWEDAFRILFEFSKKENLILILDEFQYMVEKNQEMLSILQLLIDEFETSKIKLILCGSSISFMEGILSYNNPLYGRKTGNLMLNPIAFKDISLFIPNYDYHFLMIVYSIGSSKIEEKESNGKAKKITQR